From the genome of Argentina anserina chromosome 4, drPotAnse1.1, whole genome shotgun sequence, one region includes:
- the LOC126791739 gene encoding type IV inositol polyphosphate 5-phosphatase 9, with product MTATNQGEVIMWPRLVANKILKKRLGSNNFVTDFPGNSEDSTLLLETPSFDPEKPLSLSPTTPAPKILNHHKTRHKYKIFVSTWNVGGVEPRDDMNMADWINDTSCDIYVLGFQEIVPLKASNVLGYENSVICSKWNSYIRETLNNKMNYPGDKSKDKNGKSTVEESSNNSESHDYFQCIISKQMVGILITVWVRRNLRPLIRNPSVSCVGCGIMGCLGNKGSVSVRFLLHETSFCFVCCHLASGGRLGDEKLRNSNVAEIMNRTSFPRGPLLDLPRKILDHQRVIFLGDLNYRISLPEATTRTLVDSRDWNALLKRDQLSVELNDGHVFEGWLEGSIKFAPTYKYFPDSDKYYGSYPPARKGEKRRTPAWCDRIIWYGNGLKQHVYDRGESKLSDHRPVKSKFTAQVEVLPSLSLMRGCQSLCLSDKYDKISNQFEVPSTDDRFLCQPRSSSFRT from the exons ATGACCGCAACAAATCAAGGAGAA GTGATCATGTGGCCTAGACTAGTCGCCAACAAGATTCTGAAGAAGCGATTGGGAAGCAACAACTTTGTAACAGATTTCCCAGGCAACTCGGAGGACTCCACCTTGCTGCTGGAAACACCGAGTTTTGATCCAGAGAAACCATTATCTTTAAGCCCGACGACACCAGCTCCGAAAATTTTGAATCATCACAAGACCAGGCACAAATACAA GATTTTCGTTAGTACATGGAATGTTGGTGGAGTTGAACCACGAGATGATATGAACATGGCGGATTGGATTAATGACACCTCCTGTGACATATATGTTTTAGG GTTTCAAGAAATTGTTCCTCTCAAAGCTTCAAATGTTCTCGGATATGAGAATAGTGTGATCTGCTCGAAATGGAACTCTTATATTAGAGAGACTTTGAACAATAAAATGAACTACCCCGGAGACAAGAGTAAAGACAAAAATGGAAAGTCAACTGTTGAGGAAAGCAGCAATAATTCAGAATCACATGATTACTTCCAGTGTATCATAAGTAAGCAAATGGTGGGAATTCTAATTACAGTCTGGGTTCGAAGAAATCTTCGTCCTTTGATTCGGAATCCAAGTGTTTCATGTGTTGGCTGTGGCATCATGGGTTGCCTTGGCAATAAG GGTTCGGTGTCAGTTAGGTTTCTTCTACATGAAACAAGCTTCTGCTTCGTGTGCTGTCATCTAGCTTCAGGAGGAAGACTAGGAGATGAGAAACTCAGAAACTCAAACGTAGCTGAAATCATGAACAGAACAAGTTTCCCTAGAGGTCCTTTGCTTGATTTGCCACGAAAAATCCTGGACCACCA ACGAGTTATCTTCCTGGGAGATTTGAATTACAGAATTTCCCTTCCAGAAGCAACCACAAGGACATTAGTGGATAGCAGAGATTGGAATGCCTTGCTAAAAAGAGATCAG CTGAGCGTAGAGCTGAATGATGGTCACGTATTTGAAGGTTGGCTTGAAGGAAGTATCAAATTTGCTCCGACTTACAAATATTTTCCAGATTCAGATAAATATTATGGATCTTATCCTCCTGCAAGAAAAGGTGAAAAGAGGCGCACTCCTGCATG GTGTGATCGGATAATTTGGTATGGAAATGGTTTGAAGCAACATGTATACGACAGAGGCGAGTCGAAATTGTCTGATCACAGGCCAGTGAAGTCGAAATTTACTGCCCAAGTTGAAGTTTTACCATCGCTATCGCTTATGAGAGGATGCCAAAGTTTATGTCTTTCAGACAAGTATGACAAAATTTCAAACCAGTTTGAGGTACCCTCCACCGACGATCGTTTTCTATGTCAACCACGTTCATCAAGCTTCAGAACTTAA
- the LOC126791756 gene encoding cyclin-J18 isoform X2, with amino-acid sequence MQREAASDLPLRSRLIDFLIQSSLRLQLSPTEKYTALSIFAHRFYPRFMCKLEQGNDMGSWLLQPLRESNLQLFALVSLWISNKMHSSPALSVKIFKSLGDKSISEQHFTIRDYSEAEVVLMQVVNFEICVENIAFVYFEELLLQFKGVAKVGELVNFEAGMDIMDLLYEKEETTMLYANPRFLAASVLVASYVTTVPKQKLEFPVLPWDRTICLRKIKSSDSSLIEDIKSWREISRLLRIW; translated from the exons ATGCAAAGAGAAGCGGCTTCGGATCTGCCGCTCCGGTCAAGACTCATCGACTTCCTCATCCAATCTTCTCTG CGGCTCCAACTTTCTCCGACTGAGAAGTACACCGCCTTGTCAATCTTCGCTCATAGATTCTATCCGCGGTTTATGTGCAA GTTGGAACAGGGAAATGACATGGGGAGCTGGCTATTGCAGCCCTTGAGAGAGAGCAATTTGCAGCTTTTCGCGCTTGTTTCACTATGGATTTCAAACAAA ATGCACTCTTCTCCTGCATTGTCAGTGAAGATATTCAAGTCGTTGGGAGACAAAAGTATCAGTGAGCAACACTTCACCATTCGAGATTACTCCGAGGCG GAAGTGGTCTTAATGCAG GTGGTGAATTTTGAGATTTGTGTGGAAAATATTGCATTCGTGTACTTTGAAGAGCTTTTACTACAATTCAA GGGAGTGGCGAAAGTTGGAGAACTAGTGAACTTTGAAGCGGGCATGGATATCATGGACCTACTTTATGAAAAGGAGGAGACAACGATGCTCTATGCTAATCCTCGTTTTCTTGCTGCATCAGTCTTG GTTGCTTCATATGTGACTACAGTTCCTAAACAGAAGTTGGAATTTCCGGTTCTTCCCTGGG ACAGAACAATTTGCCTCAGGAAGATCAAGAGTAGTGATTCTTCACTCATAGAGGATATAAAATCTTGGCGGGAAATTAGCAGGTTACTGAGAATCTGGTGA
- the LOC126791756 gene encoding cyclin-J18 isoform X1 — protein sequence MQREAASDLPLRSRLIDFLIQSSLRLQLSPTEKYTALSIFAHRFYPRFMCKLEQGNDMGSWLLQPLRESNLQLFALVSLWISNKMHSSPALSVKIFKSLGDKSISEQHFTIRDYSEAEVVLMQVVNFEICVENIAFVYFEELLLQFKGVAKVGELVNFEAGMDIMDLLYEKEETTMLYANPRFLAASVLVASYVTTVPKQKLEFPVLPWVKFVTGCEEVDVAEMVREILKHVFHLSCWNLKSGEGNSYQ from the exons ATGCAAAGAGAAGCGGCTTCGGATCTGCCGCTCCGGTCAAGACTCATCGACTTCCTCATCCAATCTTCTCTG CGGCTCCAACTTTCTCCGACTGAGAAGTACACCGCCTTGTCAATCTTCGCTCATAGATTCTATCCGCGGTTTATGTGCAA GTTGGAACAGGGAAATGACATGGGGAGCTGGCTATTGCAGCCCTTGAGAGAGAGCAATTTGCAGCTTTTCGCGCTTGTTTCACTATGGATTTCAAACAAA ATGCACTCTTCTCCTGCATTGTCAGTGAAGATATTCAAGTCGTTGGGAGACAAAAGTATCAGTGAGCAACACTTCACCATTCGAGATTACTCCGAGGCG GAAGTGGTCTTAATGCAG GTGGTGAATTTTGAGATTTGTGTGGAAAATATTGCATTCGTGTACTTTGAAGAGCTTTTACTACAATTCAA GGGAGTGGCGAAAGTTGGAGAACTAGTGAACTTTGAAGCGGGCATGGATATCATGGACCTACTTTATGAAAAGGAGGAGACAACGATGCTCTATGCTAATCCTCGTTTTCTTGCTGCATCAGTCTTG GTTGCTTCATATGTGACTACAGTTCCTAAACAGAAGTTGGAATTTCCGGTTCTTCCCTGGG TGAAGTTTGTAACCGGATGCGAAGAAGTGGATGTTGCAGAGATGGTCAGAGAAATTCTCAAGCATGTATTTCATCTTTCTTGTTGGAATCTGAAGTCTGGAGAGGGCAACAGTTATCAGTAG